From the Solanum stenotomum isolate F172 chromosome 4, ASM1918654v1, whole genome shotgun sequence genome, one window contains:
- the LOC125861701 gene encoding uncharacterized protein LOC125861701, whose product MEALLVLPRLQKNGFAGDPLIGTTTWTEFEAKSWNADVISCRIEDDEEFYPPRESLDGRESLIGTGSASRMAFTSIEVKSFGGSSSSSSYSSSSSASGSPVRSLSLSISLLILCRYWSSTGNLIHHLLLVHHLQRDTQAEVLILVGIINIGWLNFGDVDL is encoded by the exons ATGGAGGCACTGTTGGTACTGCCGCGGCTCCAGAAAAATGGATTCGCTGGAGATCCACTCATTGGCACCACTACATGGACAGAGTTTGAGGCTAAATCATGGAATGCAGATGTAATCTCCTGTAGAATTGAAGACGATGAGGAGTTTTACCCTCCAAGAGAATCTTTAGATGGCAGAGAAAGTTTGATTGGAACTGGATCGGCGTCACGTATGGCTTTTACCTCCATTGAGGTGAAGAGTTTTGGTGGGTCGAGCTCATCTTCTTCATACTCATCTTCCAGTTCCGCTTCGGGCTCACCAGTTAGGTCTTTATCACTGAGCATTTCTCTGCTG ATTTTGTGCCGATATTGGTCATCAACGGGGAATCTGATTCACCATCTCCTCCTAGTTCATCATCTCCAAAGAGATACCCAAGCAGAAGTATTGATACTGGTGGGAATAATTAATATTGGCTGGTTAAATTTTGGTGACGTGGACCTCTGA